In Methanobacterium paludis, the following proteins share a genomic window:
- a CDS encoding thermonuclease family protein — MKFKILLILVCIGVVSVAGCINDLNSSDNSSGSRINQTYENQSDSTGSSNSSLKPGHYEASGYCPHVVDGDTIDVESVGRIRLVGVNTPEVGQSGYQEAKDFVTSMCLGKTVYLDIDDAKHYDKYGRVLAVVYAGNMNINQELLKRGYAEIMYIPPSEFPKGLGNL; from the coding sequence ATGAAATTCAAAATTCTATTAATTCTGGTATGCATTGGCGTAGTTTCTGTTGCAGGTTGTATAAATGATTTAAATTCATCAGATAACAGCTCCGGGTCCCGAATAAATCAAACCTATGAAAATCAGTCCGATAGCACTGGATCTTCAAATAGTTCTTTAAAACCAGGACATTATGAGGCAAGTGGATACTGCCCTCACGTTGTTGATGGGGACACAATCGATGTTGAGAGCGTGGGCAGAATAAGGTTAGTGGGAGTTAACACGCCTGAGGTAGGTCAATCCGGATACCAGGAAGCTAAAGATTTTGTAACAAGTATGTGTCTTGGAAAAACAGTTTATCTTGATATAGACGATGCAAAACACTACGATAAGTATGGCAGGGTTCTTGCAGTGGTGTATGCTGGTAACATGAACATAAACCAGGAGCTTTTAAAGCGGGGATATGCAGAGATCATGTACATACCACCTTCTGAATTTCCCAAGGGACTAGGTAATTTGTAG
- a CDS encoding FUSC family protein — translation MERKGVISRFKRLSKPTGKPLWSHAFRAVGLAILSVIIAYFIGLRQGIEIIFMVVLFASVIMDQSIPFRKAVTFSVIGFLLMSLAFISASVAHTYGLPFFIFLTIIWSFFPFSLYIFGKAEGIFGYLLFVSYYTATVLIRTSTNVFDLILYCLFAYLVASILLVWKFTQRDTYKRKMVASGFNPNTSINKMSSARRNLAGVLIKKSYHDLFDYGLYLTGLRNYGRTVQSRLTGKVAVLFENFINESNSVSFTIADHIANKKGEVSLKNIKSNLKDLNLYMDEKGVESVKFLTDTFIKLFEDSNRILSGPITQNEEETIKITLLNKMSFKQVIKSRFNLDSLYIRHALRFTIAMVITLSFVFIDHSRDPAWIAMGVLIVLKPDVTSTWNNMITRVSFNLFAVILAIILAFIFPHYMLLIFALVALFFFRAFLPTYIGLSIMAVSVFTVFVWPTGEVINNATARIIDICIGAIVSIMLVYGVMPKRLRINLPNQVSNVLKVNQDYSVLVLSGNYDVKAATSKLETTLLEYNNLESSLKKIQDSFKDVSKDLKIYEEISSACYNLTEDISAIVGYEHEISKLDFSPLTDLSSKILDILVIAIEKDEIPEELPDMHIYSKILSETLQEHEEIKQYFAWIVSDIYLIHYCIKKAVETGALNKYKNIN, via the coding sequence TTGGAAAGGAAAGGAGTCATTAGCAGATTTAAAAGGCTTTCGAAACCTACAGGAAAACCTTTGTGGAGTCATGCTTTTAGAGCGGTAGGTTTAGCAATTTTAAGCGTTATTATAGCTTATTTTATTGGTTTAAGGCAGGGCATAGAAATTATTTTTATGGTAGTGTTATTTGCATCTGTTATAATGGATCAATCAATTCCATTCCGAAAGGCCGTGACTTTTTCAGTTATTGGGTTTCTTTTAATGTCACTAGCATTTATTAGTGCTTCGGTAGCACATACATATGGATTACCATTTTTCATATTTCTGACTATAATATGGTCTTTTTTCCCATTTTCACTATACATATTTGGAAAAGCCGAGGGAATATTTGGTTATCTGCTTTTTGTTTCGTATTATACAGCAACAGTCCTTATAAGAACTAGTACAAATGTTTTTGATTTGATTCTTTATTGTTTATTTGCTTATCTTGTAGCTTCAATACTTCTTGTATGGAAATTTACTCAGAGAGATACTTATAAAAGGAAAATGGTTGCATCAGGGTTTAATCCCAATACTTCAATAAACAAAATGAGTTCAGCAAGACGGAATCTGGCTGGAGTTCTTATTAAGAAATCATATCATGACTTGTTCGATTATGGATTATATTTGACAGGGCTTCGAAATTATGGGAGAACAGTTCAGTCAAGACTTACAGGTAAAGTAGCGGTTTTATTTGAGAATTTTATTAATGAATCGAATTCTGTAAGTTTCACTATTGCAGATCATATAGCAAATAAAAAAGGAGAAGTTAGTCTTAAAAATATTAAATCAAATTTAAAAGATTTAAATTTATATATGGATGAAAAAGGTGTTGAATCTGTTAAATTTTTAACAGATACTTTTATAAAGCTTTTTGAAGATTCAAATCGGATACTTTCAGGACCTATAACTCAAAATGAAGAGGAAACTATAAAAATCACCCTTCTAAATAAGATGTCATTTAAACAGGTGATAAAATCTAGATTTAATCTGGATTCATTATACATACGTCATGCATTAAGATTTACAATTGCAATGGTAATAACACTCAGTTTTGTGTTTATTGACCATTCAAGAGATCCCGCTTGGATTGCTATGGGTGTCCTAATAGTGCTCAAACCTGATGTTACAAGCACGTGGAATAATATGATTACTAGGGTTTCTTTCAATCTCTTCGCAGTCATATTAGCCATAATTTTAGCATTCATTTTTCCACATTATATGCTCTTGATATTTGCATTAGTAGCACTTTTTTTCTTCAGAGCATTTTTACCCACATATATTGGCCTTTCGATCATGGCAGTAAGTGTTTTTACAGTTTTTGTTTGGCCGACAGGTGAAGTGATTAATAATGCTACTGCTAGGATAATAGATATTTGTATTGGTGCAATTGTATCTATTATGCTTGTTTATGGTGTAATGCCAAAGAGATTGAGGATAAACTTACCTAATCAGGTTTCTAATGTTTTAAAAGTAAATCAAGATTATTCCGTGCTTGTATTATCTGGAAATTATGATGTTAAAGCCGCAACTTCAAAGCTTGAAACAACATTATTAGAATACAATAACCTTGAATCATCATTAAAAAAGATTCAAGATTCATTTAAAGATGTTTCCAAGGATCTTAAAATTTATGAAGAAATATCTAGTGCATGTTACAATCTTACTGAGGATATTTCAGCAATTGTAGGTTATGAACATGAGATTTCTAAACTGGATTTCTCTCCTCTTACAGATTTAAGTTCTAAAATTCTTGACATATTAGTAATTGCAATTGAGAAAGATGAGATACCTGAAGAACTACCAGATATGCATATTTATAGTAAGATACTTTCTGAAACTCTTCAAGAACATGAAGAAATTAAACAATATTTTGCATGGATAGTTTCAGATATTTATCTCATACATTATTGTATCAAAAAAGCAGTAGAAACGGGAGCATTAAATAAATACAAAAATATAAATTAA